Within the Gammaproteobacteria bacterium genome, the region AGGGCGTACTGGAAATAGACGGGATTCTGGTAGGCCACCTGAATCTGATCGCCCACCTTGGTCACGGCCACACGCATCACCGCCGCATAACCGCCGCGCTCGCTCTTGGCGGCATCGGCAAGCAGGGTGTTATTGGTGACCACGATCACTTCGGCATCCTTGAAAGGCGAAAAACTGCCGACAATACGAAATCCGTTCGAGGTGAGTGCGCTCTTGACTTGGTTGACCTTGGTCGTGAGGTCTCCCGGCCCTTGCGAACCGAGCACGTACGGCTTGAGCTTATCGGCCGCATGCGCCGCACCCATGAACATCAGCAGTGCGGTTACAGCCAGTACCTTTGACAATGTTGTTTTCATCGTTCTCATATTCGTTAGCACCCAACGATTTCCGGAGAAAAAAGGGGCCATGTCACCATGGCCCCCTTGATACTACACGCGCCGATTTAGAAGCGCATGGTGTAGCCACCCTGAAGCTGGAACTGATCCATCTTGACGGTGACTTTCTGCACATTGCCGGAGAAGGGGTTGGTGCCCGACTTCTTGGACTCCGGCGCATACATGGCCGCGAAGTTGAAGCCGCTGGTCGGCGAGAGCTTCTTGCTGAAACCGAAGGTCAGGTGATCCTCGATGGTTCCCGGGGCCAGAATATTGAACAGCACATCCTGACCGCCCGGCACCGGATCGTTGCCATGGCTGTAACCCACGCGCCAGGTCCAGTTGGCGCTGGTGGCCCACTGGTAACCGATCTTGTAGATGGTCATGTCGCTCCAGCCGAAGCCGGCACCGTTGGAAGCACCCAGACAGCCGCTGCCGGTACCGCCGGTTGCACCCGCCGTACAGGAAGTCAGCAGCGGGCCAACGCCATTCTTGAGCGCCTTAACCTGGCTGTAGTCGATCTGCTGTACCTCGGCGGTGAGCTTACCCGGACCGACGTTCTTGAAGGTCGCACCAATCGCGTAGGTTGCCGGGATGTCGAAGCTGCCCCCGTCGGCGAACAGGCCCTTGTACTGGGAGAACTTGGACATGGTGATCTGCGGCTGGTACATCACGCCCAGGGTCGCCGGACCGAAGTCATACAGGATACCGACGTTGACGCCGAAGCCGGAGGAGTTGTCGTAGCCGTTGTTGCTGACATACTGCGGATGCGCAGAGTAACCGGCGAAATTGCCCAGGCCGTAGGCATCGAACAGCTGGTAGGCGTAAATCAGGCTCACACCCCAGGAGAAGTTGTTGGTCGGCTTCTGGGAGTAGGACACGTTCAGGAACAGCTGGGACAGGTCCACACCCGTGGTGCCGGCGCCGAAGGTGCCGGGCAGCAGCACGGCATTACCCGCACCATCAGGCATGGTCGCCTG harbors:
- a CDS encoding outer membrane protein transport protein — encoded protein: MHKTFKRSLLALSVMGALAASGTAYATNGYFSNAYSTSNLGLAGAGVAMPEDAMAASMNPAGMVDVGSQFDLSVGLFAPNRKYSTTGSPIPADAITGCGAACPVVLGGGATGNQSITSKTEQGDISGVFIIPGLGFNQMIGNDQAIGVSMYGNGGMNTKYKGGQATMPDGAGNAVLLPGTFGAGTTGVDLSQLFLNVSYSQKPTNNFSWGVSLIYAYQLFDAYGLGNFAGYSAHPQYVSNNGYDNSSGFGVNVGILYDFGPATLGVMYQPQITMSKFSQYKGLFADGGSFDIPATYAIGATFKNVGPGKLTAEVQQIDYSQVKALKNGVGPLLTSCTAGATGGTGSGCLGASNGAGFGWSDMTIYKIGYQWATSANWTWRVGYSHGNDPVPGGQDVLFNILAPGTIEDHLTFGFSKKLSPTSGFNFAAMYAPESKKSGTNPFSGNVQKVTVKMDQFQLQGGYTMRF